The following are from one region of the Sandaracinus amylolyticus genome:
- a CDS encoding endonuclease/exonuclease/phosphatase family protein yields the protein MPTANEELRLLTWNVDGLNESQLGERMERLCLEILIGGDLARAASGAPTAPMPHVLALQEVVRVAHRGYFAPHLAAAGFTIWPEAPIDREHYEVIAARAPWTIERCERRPFADSALARAGTIATLRHAPSDRRVVVITAHMESLRSGSESRLAQAREIATWMRDAPEGAIFAGDTNLRESEWDVVASELGVRDVFLELGAPKSARVTWRPENDRRAGFRFDRVWTAGAIDARSMRLRSVPRASDHAGVEVSLGV from the coding sequence GTGCCCACCGCGAACGAAGAGCTCCGCCTGCTCACCTGGAACGTCGACGGCCTGAACGAGTCGCAGCTCGGGGAGCGCATGGAGCGCCTCTGCCTCGAGATCCTGATCGGCGGGGATCTCGCGCGCGCCGCCTCGGGCGCGCCGACCGCGCCGATGCCCCACGTGCTCGCGCTGCAGGAGGTCGTGCGCGTCGCGCACCGCGGGTACTTCGCGCCGCACCTCGCGGCGGCGGGCTTCACCATCTGGCCCGAGGCGCCGATCGATCGCGAGCACTACGAGGTGATCGCGGCGCGCGCGCCGTGGACCATCGAGCGCTGCGAGCGCCGGCCCTTCGCGGACAGCGCGCTCGCGCGCGCGGGCACGATCGCGACGCTCCGGCACGCGCCCTCCGATCGCCGCGTCGTGGTGATCACCGCGCACATGGAGAGCCTGCGCAGCGGCAGCGAGTCGCGCCTCGCACAGGCGCGGGAGATCGCGACGTGGATGCGCGACGCACCGGAGGGCGCGATCTTCGCGGGCGACACGAACCTGCGCGAGAGCGAGTGGGACGTGGTCGCGAGCGAGCTCGGCGTGCGCGACGTGTTCCTCGAGCTCGGCGCCCCGAAGAGCGCGCGGGTGACGTGGCGCCCCGAGAACGATCGACGCGCCGGATTCCGTTTCGATCGCGTGTGGACCGCGGGCGCGATCGACGCGCGATCGATGCGCCTCCGCAGCGTCCCGCGTGCCAGCGATCACGCGGGGGTCGAGGTGTCGCTCGGCGTGTGA
- the nudC gene encoding NAD(+) diphosphatase yields MDIARVFFVTHRQGLVLRGESPLLDERDLIALGLDATRGHRIGELGGATTWVCSLAHDAFEAPYSAIGLRALHAMVDAAVFGSAMRAVQLAGFVDTHRFCGRCATPTVPVEGERCLRCPACELTSYPRISPVVIGLVRRGDRALLARSPRFPAPFFSTLAGFVEIGETLEEALAREVREEVGIEIGAIRYFGSQPWPYPHQLMIGFMAEWTSGEVRVDGVEIAEAHWFRAGELPLVPPPMSIARQLIDAWAREAR; encoded by the coding sequence ATGGACATCGCGCGCGTCTTCTTCGTCACCCACCGCCAAGGCCTCGTGCTCCGCGGGGAGAGCCCGCTCCTCGACGAGCGCGATCTGATCGCGCTGGGCCTCGACGCGACGCGCGGGCACCGCATCGGCGAGCTCGGCGGTGCGACCACGTGGGTGTGCTCGCTCGCGCACGACGCGTTCGAGGCGCCCTACTCGGCGATCGGCCTGCGCGCGCTGCACGCGATGGTCGACGCGGCGGTGTTCGGCAGCGCGATGCGCGCGGTGCAGCTCGCGGGCTTCGTCGACACGCATCGGTTCTGCGGTCGCTGTGCGACGCCGACCGTGCCCGTCGAGGGCGAGCGCTGCCTGCGCTGTCCGGCGTGCGAGCTCACGTCGTATCCGCGCATCTCGCCGGTGGTGATCGGCCTCGTGCGGCGTGGTGATCGCGCGCTGCTCGCGCGCAGCCCGCGCTTTCCGGCGCCGTTCTTCAGCACGCTCGCGGGCTTCGTCGAGATCGGCGAGACCCTCGAGGAAGCGCTGGCGCGCGAGGTGCGCGAGGAGGTCGGGATCGAGATCGGCGCGATCCGCTACTTCGGTAGCCAGCCCTGGCCCTACCCGCACCAGCTGATGATCGGCTTCATGGCGGAATGGACGTCGGGCGAGGTGCGCGTCGACGGCGTCGAGATCGCCGAGGCCCATTGGTTCCGCGCCGGCGAGCTCCCGCTGGTGCCGCCGCCGATGAGCATCGCGCGACAGCTGATCGACGCATGGGCGCGCGAGGCGCGATAA